From a single Cyanobacterium stanieri LEGE 03274 genomic region:
- a CDS encoding group I truncated hemoglobin: MKTLYEKLGGKEAVDIAVDMFYEKVLNDERVKHFFVNTDMKQQKNHQKAFMTYAFGGTEKFTGRNMRDAHKDLVDNMGLTDVHFDAIAQNLVETLQELNVSQENIDEVVKIVGAVEHRNDVLNR; the protein is encoded by the coding sequence ATGAAAACTTTATACGAAAAATTAGGTGGAAAAGAAGCTGTAGATATTGCAGTGGATATGTTTTATGAAAAGGTATTGAATGATGAGAGGGTAAAACATTTTTTTGTTAATACCGACATGAAACAACAAAAAAATCACCAAAAGGCTTTTATGACTTATGCTTTCGGTGGTACTGAAAAATTTACTGGTCGTAATATGAGGGATGCTCACAAAGATTTAGTGGACAACATGGGTTTAACGGATGTCCATTTTGATGCGATCGCCCAAAACCTTGTAGAAACCCTCCAAGAATTGAATGTATCTCAAGAAAACATTGACGAAGTAGTAAAGATAGTTGGAGCGGTGGAACACCGTAACGATGTTTTAAACCGTTAA
- a CDS encoding cupin domain-containing protein, with the protein MSILELKSTFTNLDQHIEYPSEGILSKVLLKDKNCQYTLFCLAKGTEISEHTSSRNATVNVIEGEGILTLEGEDIKLEKGVFVVMPSNAPHALSAKENLCFLLTLSATE; encoded by the coding sequence ATGTCTATACTTGAATTAAAATCTACCTTTACTAACCTTGACCAACATATTGAATATCCTAGCGAGGGTATTTTAAGTAAAGTTTTACTAAAAGATAAAAACTGTCAATATACATTATTTTGTCTGGCGAAAGGTACGGAAATTTCTGAACACACTTCCAGTCGAAATGCTACAGTTAATGTCATTGAAGGGGAAGGAATTTTAACCCTAGAGGGGGAAGATATTAAGCTGGAAAAAGGGGTTTTTGTGGTGATGCCCAGTAATGCACCCCATGCCCTAAGTGCGAAGGAAAATCTTTGTTTTTTATTAACCCTTTCTGCTACTGAATAA
- a CDS encoding MFS transporter, producing MSQKDTHIEEADRTLRLKKHKQLFNLLSIAAGLIFLQGYMIEPLIPRLSEVFNVPVQEIGFIVPAYMLSYALMALFYGLLSDRFGRWSIIRLSLIIFVVCTALTATSQTAGQMATWRLLTGIGASGVIPLTFALIGDLFPFDQRGVKLGLVFAAMEGGMAAGSAGGAILEPYIGWRWLFLGTAIMAAIVLVLLNPYGALFDTAKAEKLPSIHQIFRGYSNVLVTFRGKRTYSYVLWNGVYHSGVYTWLGLYLSQRYEMNALNIGLTILGYGIPGLLLSPAIGKAVDKWGRRWLIPAGLIMAGLSGLFMILNIPPYMTTISVLVLSLGYDLTQPLFVGIVTDLGDDDKLGQTMGLKVFLLFTGFGVGSLIFGELLNFGFGVSLAVFGLIQLISGLIAIPLFWQEVPWSKSSS from the coding sequence ATGAGTCAAAAAGACACACACATCGAAGAAGCCGATCGCACCCTAAGACTAAAAAAACATAAACAACTATTCAACCTACTTTCCATTGCCGCAGGACTAATCTTCTTACAGGGCTATATGATCGAGCCCCTCATCCCCAGACTATCGGAAGTATTTAACGTTCCCGTCCAAGAAATCGGCTTTATCGTTCCTGCCTATATGCTCTCCTATGCCCTCATGGCACTATTTTATGGGCTATTATCAGATCGTTTTGGTCGTTGGTCAATTATTCGCCTCTCCCTGATTATTTTCGTAGTTTGTACCGCCCTAACCGCTACTTCCCAAACCGCAGGACAGATGGCCACATGGCGTTTATTAACAGGTATCGGCGCCAGTGGTGTAATACCCCTTACCTTTGCCCTGATTGGTGATTTATTCCCCTTCGATCAACGGGGGGTAAAACTAGGCTTAGTATTTGCCGCCATGGAAGGAGGCATGGCCGCAGGTTCGGCAGGGGGTGCTATTCTCGAACCCTACATCGGATGGCGTTGGCTTTTCCTCGGCACAGCTATTATGGCCGCCATAGTCCTTGTCTTGTTAAATCCCTACGGGGCATTATTTGATACTGCCAAAGCCGAAAAACTGCCCTCTATTCATCAAATATTTAGGGGTTATAGCAACGTTTTAGTAACTTTTCGGGGGAAAAGAACCTATAGTTATGTACTCTGGAACGGTGTTTATCACTCAGGAGTTTACACATGGCTAGGGTTATATTTATCTCAACGGTATGAAATGAATGCCTTAAATATTGGTTTAACTATTCTCGGTTATGGTATTCCAGGATTATTACTAAGTCCAGCCATCGGTAAAGCCGTAGATAAATGGGGTAGAAGGTGGTTAATTCCCGCAGGATTAATCATGGCGGGGTTATCTGGATTATTTATGATCTTAAATATTCCTCCCTATATGACCACCATTTCTGTGTTAGTTTTATCCCTCGGTTATGATCTCACTCAACCCCTTTTCGTTGGTATCGTAACGGATTTGGGAGATGATGATAAATTAGGTCAAACCATGGGTTTAAAAGTATTTCTTCTATTTACGGGGTTTGGAGTTGGTAGTTTGATTTTTGGAGAATTACTCAATTTTGGCTTCGGTGTCAGTCTAGCCGTTTTCGGTTTAATCCAACTGATTTCAGGATTAATTGCTATCCCCCTATTTTGGCAAGAGGTTCCTTGGAGTAAATCTTCATCGTGA